The nucleotide window GAGATTGACTACGACGCGATGAACGACGGCGATCTCTTCAAGATCACGTTGCCTGCGCAGACCGCGTCGGCCGACGGCGGCGTGCCCCCGCTCGCGTGGTCCACGGGCTGGACGGTGAACCCGGCCTCGAGCCAGGGCTCGGGCGCGCGCGCGTACGACCTGCTCATGACCTACTTCTTCTGCGACCAGAGCGAGAACCCCACCTGCGATCCTCTCGGCCAGTGGGAGGCCATCCCGCTCACCTACCACTCGGGCACGGTGGCCAGCTGGAACGGCAACACTGGCGACGGCTTCGGCGTGAACGGCAACCGCATCTGGGCCAAGAGCGGCGCGTGCTTCTGCATCGAGTCGCGCTTCGCCGCGAGCGGCGTGGCCTACCTCAACGTCTCGGGCGTGAACCGCACCACCTACGACGACGCGTCGTACGAGGTGGACACGGCGTTTGCGCCGTACCCGCAGGCCAGCTGCCCGGGCCCGTCGATGTCCGACGGCGGCAGCGACACCTGCCGCTTCTGCGATCAGCAGTACGGCAACGGCTGCCAGACCGTCACCGGCCTCAGCCTGGACAGCCTCGGGCCCGGAAACTAGCCGCGCATCGGACGGCAGCGCGCTCCGGGGTTGACCCAACGGGAGCGCTGCCGCAAGCTCGCCCCCGCATGGCGCACGCGCTCCAGGCTCGCCTTCGCGGGCTCTACGCAATCGCTGACAGCGGGTACCGCCCCGAGATCCCGGTGCTGGAGAAGGTGCGCGCGCTGCTCGCGGGTGGCGCCAAGGTGGTGCAGCTGCGGCTCAAGCGCGAGGGCGGCCGCGAGGCGCTCGCGCTGGCCCGCGAGGCCGTGCCGCTCTGCCGCGCGCATGACGCGCTCTGCATCATCAACGACCGCACCGACGTGGCCCTGCTCTCGGGGGCGGACGGCGTGCACCTCGGCGCCGAGGATCTTCCGGTGGACGAGGCCCGCCGCGCCGCACCAAAGCTGCTTCTGGGTGCAACGGTTCGAGATCTCGCCGGCGCCGAGGCAGCGGCCGCGCTCGGCGCGGACTACGTGGGCTACGGACCGGTGTTCGGCACCAAGACCAAGAAGCTCGACGTGCCGCCGCGCGGCCTCGAGGCCCTCGCGGACGTGGCAGCGAAGAGCCCGCTCCCGGTGATCGCCATCGGAGGCATCGACCTGCCGCGCATCGGCGAGGTGGCGAAGGCGGGCGCGTCGATGGCGGCGGTGGTGGGTGCGGCCCTGGGCGCTCCCGAGGTCCCGCTGGCGGTGCGGGAGCTCTCCCAGGCGTTCGCGTCTGGAGCGAGCCGATGACCAAGAAGAAGCCGACCATCGCCGTGAAGCGTCGGCCCTTCATCGGCGTGACCCTGGACCTCACCCTGCCGCCGGGCACGAACGCGCTCCCGCGCTACGAGCTCAAGCGCGCCTACACCGACGCGGTGATCGACGCGGGCGGGATGCCCATCCTCCTCCCGTACACGAAGGACGGCTCGATGGTGGAGGCGTACCTCGGGCTCATCGAGGGCCTGGTGGTCACCGGCGGCGCCTTCGACGTGCCGCCCGAGCTCTACGGCGAGAAGCCTCGGCAGGGCCTGGGTCAGCTCAACCCGGTGCGCACCCAGTTCGAGCTGGCGCTGCTGGAACAAGTGCTCGACCGCGACATCCCCGTGCTCGGCGTCTGCGGCGGCATGCAGCTCATGAACGTGGCCTTCGGCGGCACGCTCTACCAGGACCTCGGCCGCGAGCTGCCCAGCGCGCAGGTCCACGAGATGAAGGGCGATCGCCGGCTGCCCGCGCACGAGGTCTCGGTCACCGCGGGGACGCTCCTCGCCGCGGCGACCGGCCCCGGCTCGCTCATGGTCAACAGCACCCACCACCAGGCGGTGAAGCGCCTCGGGGGCGGGTTGATCGCCTCGGCGGTCGCCGGCGACGGCGTCATCGAGGCCATCGAGGCGCCCGACCTGCGCTTCGCCGTGGGCGTTCAGTGGCACCCCGAGCTCTTGGTGAAGAGCGTCCCCATCAACAGAGGCCTGTACCGCGGGCTGGTGCGCGCCGCCGGTGAGCGGCTCGCCAAGACCAAGGCCTCGTGATGGCCGCGCGTGTGTTGGTCGTGGCGGGCCTGGAGCCCACGGGCAAGGCCGGGCTCCTCGCCGACGTGCAGGCCATCCATTCGTGCGGCGGTCGCGCGCTGGCCTGCGCGAGCGCGCTCACCGCCCAGCCCGCTGGCGGCGAGGTCTTCGTGAGCCCGGCGTCGGCGGAGGCGCTGACCAAGCAGGTCGAGGCGTGCCTCGTCGACGGCGCGCCGGGAGCGGTGAAGCTGGGCATGCTCGCCCGACCCGAGCTCGCGAGCGCGCTGGTGGAGCGGCTGACGCGCTTGCCGGTGATGCCGGTGGTGGTGGATCCGGTTCTGGCCACGAGCACCGGCGCCGCGCTCTTTTCTGGCGGCTCGCGGCGCGCGGCATATCGCGAGGTGGCGCGGCTGCGTCCCATCTTCACGCCGAACCTGCCCGAGCTGGCGATCCTCACGGGCAGCGAGCCCGCGAAGGACGACGCGTCGGTGCTGCGCCAGGCCGAGCACCTGCTCGCCTGGGGCGCGGGCGCGGTCTTGGTGAAGGGCGGTCACGGCGCGGGCAACGTGGTGCGCGATCTCTTGCTCGACGCCGACGGAAACGAGGAGGAGTTCGACGCCCCGCGGCTGAGCACGGCCGCGCGCGGGAAGGGATGCCGGTTGGCGTCGGCGCTGGCGACGTTCCTGGCGCAAGGCGAGCCGCTGACGCGCGCCGTGGATCGCGCGCGGGCGTTCGTGCGCGCGCACCTCCAGTCGGTGCCGGGCTGAAGCTCGCAGCGCCTGCTCACTCGAATTGACGCGCGCCAGACCCTCTGTCAGCTTCCGCCCATCTTGGACGCCGCCCGCCGCCTGTCCGCACGCAC belongs to Deltaproteobacteria bacterium and includes:
- the thiE gene encoding thiamine phosphate synthase, which translates into the protein MAHALQARLRGLYAIADSGYRPEIPVLEKVRALLAGGAKVVQLRLKREGGREALALAREAVPLCRAHDALCIINDRTDVALLSGADGVHLGAEDLPVDEARRAAPKLLLGATVRDLAGAEAAAALGADYVGYGPVFGTKTKKLDVPPRGLEALADVAAKSPLPVIAIGGIDLPRIGEVAKAGASMAAVVGAALGAPEVPLAVRELSQAFASGASR
- a CDS encoding gamma-glutamyl-gamma-aminobutyrate hydrolase family protein — translated: MTKKKPTIAVKRRPFIGVTLDLTLPPGTNALPRYELKRAYTDAVIDAGGMPILLPYTKDGSMVEAYLGLIEGLVVTGGAFDVPPELYGEKPRQGLGQLNPVRTQFELALLEQVLDRDIPVLGVCGGMQLMNVAFGGTLYQDLGRELPSAQVHEMKGDRRLPAHEVSVTAGTLLAAATGPGSLMVNSTHHQAVKRLGGGLIASAVAGDGVIEAIEAPDLRFAVGVQWHPELLVKSVPINRGLYRGLVRAAGERLAKTKAS
- a CDS encoding hydroxymethylpyrimidine/phosphomethylpyrimidine kinase, with product MAARVLVVAGLEPTGKAGLLADVQAIHSCGGRALACASALTAQPAGGEVFVSPASAEALTKQVEACLVDGAPGAVKLGMLARPELASALVERLTRLPVMPVVVDPVLATSTGAALFSGGSRRAAYREVARLRPIFTPNLPELAILTGSEPAKDDASVLRQAEHLLAWGAGAVLVKGGHGAGNVVRDLLLDADGNEEEFDAPRLSTAARGKGCRLASALATFLAQGEPLTRAVDRARAFVRAHLQSVPG